In Paenibacillus sp. BIC5C1, a genomic segment contains:
- a CDS encoding aldo/keto reductase, translating into MKHVQDTTTLYNGVKMPWLGFGVFKVKDGEEVVDAVKTAIQAGYRSIDTAKAYNNETGVAQGIRESGIAREDLFITTKVWNGDQGYESTLAAFEASMERLELEYFDLYLIHWPVKGKYKDTWRALEKLHKEGRIRAIGVSNFQIHHLEDLMTDATIKPAVNQVELHPLLIQTELREYCSKHQIQIEAWSPLGQGHLLEHPLLLEIAAKYSKSPAQVILRWDLQNGIVTIPKSVTPQRIRDNADLFDFELTTEEIERINQLNENKRFGSDPDNFNF; encoded by the coding sequence ATGAAACACGTGCAGGACACAACGACACTTTATAACGGAGTCAAAATGCCTTGGCTGGGTTTTGGCGTATTCAAAGTTAAAGATGGAGAAGAAGTGGTTGATGCCGTCAAAACGGCCATTCAGGCAGGTTATCGCAGTATCGATACTGCAAAAGCGTATAACAACGAAACCGGTGTAGCTCAGGGTATTCGTGAATCCGGAATCGCCCGCGAGGATCTGTTCATTACCACCAAAGTGTGGAACGGAGACCAAGGTTACGAATCCACACTGGCGGCTTTTGAAGCAAGCATGGAACGACTCGAACTGGAATATTTCGATCTCTATCTAATCCACTGGCCTGTCAAAGGCAAGTACAAGGATACCTGGAGAGCGCTGGAGAAGCTGCATAAGGAAGGACGCATCCGCGCCATTGGAGTGAGCAACTTCCAGATCCACCATCTGGAGGACCTCATGACCGATGCCACCATTAAACCTGCTGTGAATCAGGTGGAACTGCATCCGCTGTTGATCCAAACGGAGCTAAGGGAGTATTGCAGCAAACATCAGATCCAGATTGAAGCCTGGTCTCCACTGGGTCAAGGACATTTGCTGGAGCATCCGCTTCTTCTGGAGATCGCTGCCAAGTACAGCAAATCACCGGCACAGGTCATACTGCGTTGGGATCTGCAAAATGGTATTGTAACCATACCTAAATCCGTTACACCACAGCGCATTCGCGATAACGCAGACCTGTTTGATTTTGAGTTAACCACGGAAGAAATCGAACGCATTAATCAATTGAACGAGAATAAACGTTTTGGTTCCGATCCGGACAACTTTAACTTCTAA
- a CDS encoding DUF445 domain-containing protein, translated as MAKPKQTKKAAAWSLVVMGAGFAASLPFQGGVVGKLLVGSFEAGLVGGLADWFAVTALFRHPLGIPIPHTALLPKNRDKLTEGLVSAVENNLLNKDSITEKIAGFKAAEIVLDTMTRELHNDGVKTMIDTLCKRILSGLPLEQIAPLVAGEIKSQAGAFDLGPILERASIQMSERGYDAKALDYGLKQAEEWLVKPETIMFLGESGLKAISGIQMNGLMQFAMNAFMGYLNEERMGSILQGYLFDRVEDMKREGSALRYKVLDLLRTQAIRLAMSESVQDGVNGWKNNMLDGWNAEETVLNKLIELRDKALAAMEDGQYVETFALPAIERVLSDLRSDDALLAGLNAKIVEGVTTLLEKNHSKIGNLVRENVDKMDNASLISLIEDKVGQDLQWIRINGAVTGFIIGIALTALRMVLE; from the coding sequence ATGGCTAAACCTAAACAAACCAAAAAAGCAGCAGCCTGGTCTCTCGTTGTTATGGGAGCAGGGTTTGCTGCATCATTGCCGTTTCAGGGTGGTGTTGTAGGCAAACTGCTGGTAGGGTCATTTGAAGCGGGGTTGGTAGGTGGACTTGCGGACTGGTTCGCCGTAACAGCGTTGTTCCGTCATCCACTGGGTATTCCGATTCCCCACACGGCATTGCTGCCCAAAAATCGGGATAAATTGACCGAAGGCCTTGTCTCCGCAGTGGAAAATAACTTGCTGAACAAGGATAGCATCACCGAGAAAATTGCGGGTTTCAAGGCGGCAGAAATCGTGCTGGATACGATGACGCGGGAACTTCACAACGATGGAGTCAAGACCATGATCGATACGCTCTGCAAACGAATCCTTTCAGGTCTGCCGTTGGAGCAGATTGCTCCACTGGTTGCGGGCGAGATCAAATCACAGGCAGGAGCCTTCGACCTGGGGCCTATTCTGGAACGGGCTTCGATCCAGATGAGTGAGCGTGGATATGATGCCAAAGCACTGGACTACGGTCTGAAGCAGGCAGAGGAATGGCTGGTGAAGCCAGAAACGATTATGTTTTTGGGTGAAAGTGGCTTAAAGGCGATCAGTGGCATCCAGATGAACGGATTAATGCAATTTGCGATGAATGCGTTCATGGGCTATCTGAATGAGGAGCGTATGGGCAGCATTTTGCAAGGGTATCTGTTTGACCGGGTGGAGGATATGAAGCGAGAGGGCAGTGCTCTTCGTTACAAAGTGCTAGATCTGTTGCGAACCCAGGCTATCCGGCTGGCAATGAGTGAAAGTGTGCAGGATGGAGTCAACGGCTGGAAAAACAACATGCTGGATGGATGGAACGCAGAGGAAACCGTGCTGAACAAACTCATTGAATTGAGGGATAAGGCGCTCGCTGCGATGGAAGATGGTCAATATGTGGAGACGTTTGCTTTACCTGCGATTGAGCGGGTATTGTCTGATTTGCGGTCAGACGATGCTTTATTGGCAGGATTGAATGCCAAGATTGTGGAAGGTGTAACGACGCTGCTGGAGAAAAACCATTCCAAAATCGGCAACCTCGTGCGCGAAAACGTGGACAAAATGGACAATGCCTCATTGATCTCCTTGATTGAGGATAAAGTAGGACAGGATCTGCAGTGGATTCGGATTAACGGGGCTGTTACCGGATTTATAATCGGGATTGCATTGACCGCCCTGCGGATGGTATTGGAGTAA
- a CDS encoding lipase family protein produces the protein MSELAYENLKSGVEFEDLPGWQVLEDTHGNKKSGFDAVTFYNPETKQAVIAYRGTEGSASLDRSVPDYYADAQIGLPELGRKIEQSTDLTPDWLANGIQKVRDVTGVTKVENAVGELDKKLDKTFGLGPNQMYEAEDYAKDMQKKYKDLDFSLTGHSLGGGNAQYAAAYTGLSAVTFSAPSVISSLTPEAKRKAEEGGFDSQIINYGHPGDFVTSGFFGGYDRHVGSMYYINSNYEDMNDDMGMWDKISNTFGGEEYHSLKQYKFDNGYISNDLYDPITGEQISYSPRQPSNVLSDLAAFMRNLGGQAGSLARGMTAAAGVSGLIQVTPEELKSVAARWKQNAQQCNAELNTVRSRMAQYLHSSRSRRLEPIVTHLDASINELSTWHMKHTSQFLNFIEEKAEAFRQADESQVSFK, from the coding sequence ATGTCTGAATTAGCATATGAGAATCTGAAATCAGGTGTTGAGTTTGAGGATCTTCCTGGATGGCAAGTTCTTGAGGACACGCATGGAAACAAAAAATCCGGTTTTGATGCGGTGACCTTCTACAATCCGGAGACCAAGCAGGCGGTTATTGCTTATCGTGGCACGGAGGGAAGTGCATCGTTGGATCGCAGCGTTCCTGATTATTATGCGGACGCTCAAATCGGTTTGCCCGAGCTTGGCAGAAAGATTGAACAAAGTACTGATCTTACGCCAGATTGGTTAGCTAATGGAATTCAGAAGGTAAGAGATGTGACCGGGGTCACTAAAGTCGAGAATGCTGTGGGAGAACTGGATAAAAAGCTGGATAAGACATTTGGCCTCGGCCCCAATCAGATGTATGAAGCGGAAGATTACGCCAAAGATATGCAGAAAAAATACAAGGATTTGGATTTTTCGCTGACAGGGCATTCGCTTGGAGGGGGGAATGCCCAGTATGCGGCTGCATACACGGGACTTTCCGCGGTGACGTTTAGCGCGCCATCCGTAATCTCCAGTCTCACGCCAGAGGCGAAACGAAAGGCCGAAGAGGGTGGGTTTGATAGCCAAATCATTAACTACGGACATCCCGGAGATTTTGTAACCAGCGGATTTTTTGGTGGATACGATCGTCACGTAGGTTCCATGTATTACATCAATTCCAACTATGAGGATATGAATGATGATATGGGCATGTGGGATAAAATCAGTAACACCTTTGGTGGTGAGGAGTACCACAGTCTGAAACAGTACAAGTTCGATAACGGCTATATTTCCAATGACTTATACGATCCGATTACAGGCGAGCAAATCAGTTACTCACCACGTCAGCCGTCCAATGTCCTGTCTGATCTCGCAGCATTCATGCGGAACCTGGGTGGACAAGCAGGAAGCCTTGCAAGAGGTATGACCGCAGCAGCAGGAGTGTCTGGCCTGATTCAGGTGACGCCCGAGGAACTCAAAAGCGTCGCTGCCCGGTGGAAGCAAAATGCACAACAGTGTAATGCAGAGTTGAATACGGTACGGAGCCGGATGGCTCAATACCTGCATTCCAGCCGCAGTCGCAGACTTGAACCTATAGTCACTCATCTGGATGCATCTATTAACGAATTGAGCACATGGCATATGAAGCATACGAGTCAGTTTTTGAACTTTATCGAAGAGAAGGCGGAAGCATTCCGTCAGGCAGATGAGAGTCAAGTCAGTTTTAAATAG
- a CDS encoding YcnI family protein — MKKTSWTSKLTSSLTAGAAALMLFAGFASAHVTVNPTVAQTGAWQTYSIKIPSEKELPTTKVTLKVPQGVAFKQYQPLAGWKITTEKNDSNEVTSITWEVDGDNEGILAGQFQQFNFVAQNPDAETEVAWDAFQYYSDGSIVEWTGGPSDSNPHSITAISQDPAAAGNAAAGGGHDSAGTAGNAGHDDEATGDDTKANDDTTLGDALNDTVTGEPNNTDSDPGTLKLQQATLIVSILALILSFLGIALATRRKKR, encoded by the coding sequence TTGAAGAAAACATCATGGACTTCCAAACTGACATCCAGCCTCACTGCTGGAGCTGCTGCGCTGATGCTGTTCGCCGGATTCGCCAGTGCGCACGTTACCGTTAACCCAACCGTGGCACAGACAGGTGCATGGCAGACGTATAGCATCAAGATTCCATCCGAAAAAGAGCTGCCTACCACCAAAGTCACGCTAAAAGTACCGCAAGGCGTTGCATTCAAGCAATACCAACCACTGGCAGGCTGGAAAATCACTACCGAAAAAAATGATTCCAATGAAGTGACGTCAATCACTTGGGAAGTGGACGGAGATAACGAAGGAATTCTGGCTGGTCAATTCCAGCAGTTCAACTTCGTAGCACAGAATCCGGATGCCGAAACAGAAGTAGCCTGGGATGCGTTCCAGTATTATAGCGATGGCAGCATCGTGGAATGGACAGGCGGACCAAGCGACAGCAACCCGCACAGTATTACGGCAATCAGCCAAGATCCTGCTGCTGCAGGTAATGCTGCTGCAGGCGGGGGTCATGATAGCGCAGGTACAGCCGGCAATGCGGGTCATGATGATGAAGCAACGGGTGATGATACAAAGGCAAACGACGATACCACACTGGGTGACGCGTTGAATGACACCGTTACTGGTGAGCCAAACAACACGGATTCAGATCCAGGCACATTGAAGCTGCAGCAGGCAACACTGATTGTATCCATTCTGGCGTTGATCCTGTCCTTCCTGGGTATCGCTCTGGCAACACGCCGCAAAAAACGTTAA
- a CDS encoding copper resistance CopC/CopD family protein, producing the protein MILSRFTTKLGKRHWALMGALMLLFCLVMPQWASAHAYIVQASPGENELVATAPERLTLEFNESLQTAFFDIKITGPDGTQADDGNVHVDEDRPHILETGLRTGLGNGTYAVNWKAVSADGHPIQGAYVFHIGEPSGAPAGLADLTSGSGQVGGPLKWILSLTDWIQYLGLSVILGTLAFLLFRIAPASMAREPLEVPRSYRLLWISYGAASVAALISLPLNTLYESGVSIGEFSWALMGSALKLTSFGQIWMVQILIVMLLAVTILSGYDRDRSLRIRIWSSYGSLVLVLGWLFTHAMTGHPAAAEQRALAIAMDFVHLIGAAFWIGALTAMAVCLPPLADKLPSTVRGEVYWTAIRRFTAWGIGAVAALVATGIYSSLIILPAPILTSLFTTAYGLVLIAKVVLLVVMLVLAWRHARMARASSGNRLAGSLKAELIAGAVVLALAAVLTHLSPGQPAAAGPYQEVQTMDDGTTITLQVSPNRTGENQFKIDVKKPDGTTVNDLEQITLSLTHLDMDMGIYEITIPKNDTGVYEAEEYISMPGRWNIKVHLLTRSLDSLDTEFEIDTANP; encoded by the coding sequence TTGATTTTGAGTAGGTTCACCACGAAATTGGGCAAACGGCACTGGGCATTGATGGGCGCCCTGATGTTATTATTTTGCCTTGTTATGCCACAATGGGCATCGGCCCATGCTTATATCGTGCAGGCCTCACCAGGTGAAAATGAACTGGTTGCGACTGCACCTGAACGCCTGACTCTCGAGTTCAACGAGTCTTTGCAGACGGCCTTTTTTGATATTAAAATCACCGGACCTGACGGAACACAGGCAGATGACGGCAATGTGCATGTCGATGAGGATCGTCCTCATATCCTGGAGACCGGACTGCGGACCGGACTTGGAAACGGAACCTACGCCGTGAATTGGAAGGCTGTATCTGCGGATGGTCACCCCATTCAGGGAGCCTATGTGTTTCATATTGGGGAACCATCTGGCGCTCCTGCCGGTCTCGCGGATTTAACCTCAGGTTCAGGCCAGGTTGGCGGACCGTTAAAATGGATTTTGTCGCTGACCGACTGGATTCAATATCTGGGGTTGTCTGTGATTCTGGGCACACTTGCTTTCCTGCTGTTTCGAATTGCGCCTGCTTCCATGGCGAGAGAACCACTGGAAGTGCCAAGAAGCTATAGGTTGTTATGGATCAGTTATGGCGCCGCTTCTGTTGCCGCTCTGATCAGCCTGCCTCTGAACACATTGTATGAATCAGGCGTTTCCATCGGGGAGTTCAGCTGGGCACTGATGGGCAGTGCACTTAAATTGACGTCATTTGGCCAGATCTGGATGGTACAGATACTCATTGTGATGTTGCTGGCGGTTACCATCCTCTCCGGATATGACCGGGATCGCTCGCTGCGTATCCGGATCTGGTCATCATACGGATCACTGGTCCTCGTTCTTGGCTGGTTGTTCACCCATGCGATGACAGGACATCCGGCTGCGGCGGAACAACGCGCACTCGCCATCGCAATGGACTTCGTTCATCTGATCGGAGCGGCTTTCTGGATTGGCGCTCTAACCGCCATGGCTGTGTGTCTGCCTCCGCTCGCTGATAAACTGCCTTCCACGGTGCGAGGAGAGGTCTACTGGACGGCAATCCGACGATTTACAGCTTGGGGGATTGGTGCTGTTGCTGCTCTCGTCGCTACGGGGATTTACAGCAGCCTGATCATTTTGCCCGCACCTATACTTACGTCCCTATTCACAACGGCGTATGGTCTCGTGCTTATCGCTAAAGTTGTCTTGCTTGTTGTGATGCTTGTGCTGGCCTGGCGTCATGCCAGAATGGCACGTGCAAGCAGTGGCAACCGACTTGCTGGCAGCCTCAAGGCCGAACTGATTGCTGGGGCCGTCGTGCTTGCATTGGCCGCCGTGCTGACACACCTGTCTCCCGGACAGCCGGCTGCTGCAGGACCTTATCAAGAAGTGCAGACCATGGACGACGGGACCACAATTACGCTTCAGGTAAGTCCCAATCGTACCGGAGAGAATCAGTTCAAGATCGACGTGAAGAAACCGGACGGCACTACAGTTAACGATCTGGAACAGATCACACTGTCACTGACCCACCTGGATATGGATATGGGCATTTACGAGATTACGATTCCGAAAAATGATACTGGCGTATACGAGGCAGAAGAATATATCTCCATGCCAGGACGTTGGAACATCAAGGTTCATCTGTTAACCCGTTCCCTGGATTCGCTGGATACCGAATTTGAGATTGACACCGCTAATCCGTAG
- a CDS encoding response regulator codes for MELVRVLVVDDHAHAREAICSILSEDSLFEVIGTASTGLEALELTGQWMPDLILMDVQMPDMDGLEATRQIKLRFPYVIIVMVTVSDDVTYLFEALKQGAQGYLLKNLAPSTWLEYLRAIVSDDAPLSKELAYRILQEFPAPRTEDVPDNPLTTRELEILQWVSAGYTNREIADQLGISDQTVKNHLKNILQKLHLENRVQLTRYALESGLAGRKLRK; via the coding sequence ATGGAACTTGTACGGGTATTAGTCGTCGATGATCACGCGCATGCACGTGAGGCGATTTGCAGTATTTTATCCGAGGACAGCTTGTTTGAAGTTATTGGTACCGCTTCGACTGGACTGGAAGCACTGGAGCTTACCGGGCAATGGATGCCCGATCTGATTCTGATGGACGTGCAGATGCCGGATATGGATGGGCTGGAAGCCACCCGTCAGATCAAACTGCGCTTTCCGTATGTCATTATCGTCATGGTCACTGTGTCTGATGATGTCACGTACCTGTTCGAAGCGCTGAAGCAAGGGGCTCAAGGATATTTACTCAAAAATCTGGCTCCTTCTACCTGGCTTGAATACCTTCGCGCCATCGTCAGTGATGATGCACCCCTGAGCAAGGAACTTGCCTATCGAATCCTTCAGGAGTTCCCTGCACCTCGCACGGAAGATGTACCCGATAATCCCCTGACTACGCGGGAGCTAGAGATCCTGCAATGGGTATCTGCGGGTTATACCAATCGTGAGATTGCCGACCAACTTGGCATTTCGGATCAAACGGTGAAAAATCATCTGAAGAATATTTTACAGAAACTGCATCTCGAAAATCGTGTGCAATTAACCCGCTATGCATTGGAAAGCGGACTGGCAGGCCGTAAGCTGCGCAAATAG
- a CDS encoding sensor histidine kinase, with product MSYKQIKWMILLVPTFTVGIWEYIRHQFLMPYLSMDAGNWLTPLILYLISVTLLSRLFNMLESARAALEQERASKMALEARDQLARELHDGISQSLFLLSVKTDKAERSLAGSGHENEIQEIRKTVHEVNAYVRQAIAQLRYVPGQAAVPEGTSLLSQVELIIVETVPSARLEWNLDSAFFSPKEQVELLACIREALLNVHKHARATDIRVIAEGTPFVWSIFIQDNGVGVSGDPLHLKDRYGLRITKERAAQMGWSFALDSRPGYTRITIGKGHA from the coding sequence ATGTCATACAAACAGATTAAATGGATGATTCTGCTGGTCCCTACATTCACAGTTGGTATCTGGGAATACATCCGTCACCAATTCCTGATGCCCTACCTTTCCATGGATGCGGGCAACTGGCTTACCCCGCTTATCCTTTACCTCATAAGTGTCACCTTGTTAAGTCGCTTATTTAATATGCTGGAAAGTGCCAGGGCCGCTCTGGAGCAGGAGCGCGCTTCCAAAATGGCACTCGAAGCTCGGGATCAACTGGCCCGTGAGCTTCACGATGGCATCTCGCAGTCTCTTTTTCTCCTGTCGGTAAAAACAGACAAGGCCGAGCGCAGTTTGGCTGGAAGTGGCCACGAAAATGAAATTCAGGAAATACGCAAAACCGTACATGAGGTCAACGCTTACGTACGGCAGGCCATCGCCCAGCTCCGCTACGTCCCTGGACAAGCGGCAGTACCGGAGGGAACTTCCCTGCTATCACAGGTGGAATTAATTATAGTGGAGACGGTCCCTTCGGCGCGGCTGGAATGGAATCTGGACAGCGCCTTCTTCTCTCCAAAGGAGCAGGTAGAACTGCTCGCCTGCATTCGGGAAGCACTGCTTAACGTACACAAACACGCCCGGGCCACAGATATTCGAGTCATTGCAGAAGGTACTCCTTTTGTCTGGTCGATCTTCATTCAGGATAACGGCGTTGGTGTGAGCGGAGATCCACTGCACCTGAAGGACCGGTACGGCTTGCGAATTACGAAGGAACGCGCAGCTCAGATGGGCTGGTCTTTCGCCCTTGATTCAAGGCCAGGTTACACACGAATAACCATTGGGAAGGGGCATGCTTAA
- a CDS encoding diguanylate cyclase produces MNFIRNLIHRADRSSMYVVLLSCTGIGIFLYMNKWSYLHLSSDEWVMVYTMLGAALILDYFTFQIPPKGNQQSMDSSVYLACIFMFGGAFSLSVLLPVSLILLIKDRKLTWWKHIVNFSIYSLMIAGAAYVFTWTGGIPGALDGYNLLPYFAALAAYFIINTITLGLFFHFSTKDALQQMKRVFVTESLLVYLCTLILALVLTILVVHNGVLGLLLYLSLSILLSHAFKQLFVMYQSIEEKANTDQRTGLFNHSHFESMLETELGNARSQGTPLSLGLIDIDDFKKYNDRFGHLQGDSLLALLGDFLSRKTEGTPVTAFRYGGEEFTLLMPGMDLDEAYVFMNKLRKQLNDTPFEGVEVFPHGCLSFSAGVARYEVDMYNKSQLVDQADKALYYAKKQGKNNVHRHGSNDGMEQEIDLVQDVRDIEQQLNLFRYKDMDTFKHSKRVYKYALDLSELLELDNVEKRNFVLGALIHDIGKLEIPWSILNKKEKLTAEEWETIKGHVIWGKKMAMTNERFADLIPYIELHHERYDGAGYPYGLKGCEIPRLCRMLTVIDSFDAMTTERPYQETKNVDEAIKELQMCSGSQFDPELAELFIRYIQKRTVQQQLV; encoded by the coding sequence ATGAACTTTATTCGTAACCTTATCCATAGAGCAGATCGGAGCAGCATGTATGTCGTGTTGCTTAGCTGCACCGGCATCGGTATTTTTTTGTATATGAACAAGTGGTCTTATCTCCATCTATCCTCTGATGAATGGGTAATGGTATACACGATGCTCGGTGCGGCGCTGATTTTGGATTACTTCACGTTTCAAATTCCGCCCAAAGGCAATCAGCAATCCATGGACTCTTCCGTGTACCTCGCCTGTATCTTCATGTTTGGTGGTGCATTCAGTCTGTCTGTACTGCTGCCCGTTTCCCTCATCCTGTTAATCAAGGATCGCAAACTCACTTGGTGGAAACATATTGTCAATTTCAGCATTTACAGCCTAATGATTGCAGGAGCGGCTTATGTATTCACTTGGACTGGAGGAATTCCGGGAGCACTGGATGGATATAACCTGCTGCCCTATTTCGCGGCACTTGCAGCCTACTTCATCATCAATACAATCACGCTTGGCCTGTTTTTTCATTTCTCAACAAAAGATGCATTACAGCAGATGAAGCGTGTGTTCGTTACCGAATCGCTGCTCGTCTATTTATGTACATTGATTTTGGCGCTCGTGTTGACCATTCTCGTTGTACATAACGGCGTTCTCGGCCTGCTGCTTTACCTCAGTCTTAGCATTTTGCTATCGCATGCGTTCAAACAGCTGTTTGTGATGTATCAAAGTATTGAGGAAAAGGCCAACACGGATCAACGTACTGGTTTGTTTAACCACAGTCATTTTGAAAGTATGTTGGAGACCGAGCTCGGGAACGCCCGTTCACAGGGCACGCCGCTTTCGCTGGGACTCATCGATATTGATGATTTCAAAAAGTATAACGACCGCTTCGGTCATCTCCAGGGTGACAGCCTGCTGGCTCTTCTCGGAGATTTCCTCAGTCGGAAGACGGAAGGCACTCCCGTTACCGCTTTTCGTTACGGGGGAGAAGAATTCACCTTACTCATGCCAGGCATGGATCTGGACGAAGCTTATGTGTTCATGAACAAGCTGCGCAAGCAGCTGAACGACACTCCTTTTGAAGGAGTTGAAGTTTTTCCGCACGGTTGTCTCTCCTTCTCCGCAGGTGTTGCGCGTTATGAGGTTGATATGTACAACAAGTCACAACTTGTGGATCAGGCGGATAAAGCGCTCTATTATGCCAAAAAGCAAGGCAAAAACAATGTGCATCGCCACGGTAGCAATGATGGCATGGAGCAAGAGATTGATCTGGTGCAGGATGTGCGCGACATTGAGCAACAGCTCAACTTGTTCAGATACAAGGACATGGATACGTTCAAACATTCCAAACGCGTATATAAATATGCTCTCGATTTAAGTGAGTTGCTGGAACTTGATAATGTGGAAAAGCGTAATTTCGTGCTGGGTGCTCTGATTCATGATATCGGGAAGCTGGAGATTCCGTGGTCCATTCTGAATAAGAAAGAGAAACTCACCGCTGAAGAGTGGGAAACGATCAAGGGACATGTCATTTGGGGCAAAAAAATGGCCATGACGAACGAGCGTTTTGCCGATCTCATTCCCTATATTGAATTGCATCATGAACGATATGACGGGGCAGGCTACCCTTATGGTCTGAAAGGCTGTGAGATTCCAAGGTTGTGCCGGATGCTCACGGTGATTGATTCCTTTGATGCCATGACGACAGAGCGACCGTATCAGGAAACGAAAAATGTGGATGAAGCAATCAAGGAACTACAGATGTGCTCCGGTTCCCAGTTTGATCCCGAGCTGGCCGAGCTGTTCATCCGATATATTCAGAAACGAACGGTGCAGCAACAACTTGTGTAA
- a CDS encoding DUF5317 domain-containing protein yields the protein MVYDGILLGLIIGLFRGGFRYSLHQFAALKLRGGWIFPLLLLAQFLIFFLQERLEWVASINGYLFAAVYVTGLAFLWLNRHHKGFTLIWIGVFLNFIVMVVNGGRMPVSVEASAVLGPYYVDMLREGGAVSKHYMMDASTHLSFLGDIIPLSSPYPRTQVISIGDVVMNIGIFLFIQYMMVNRTGEALQPLNSIRSEEIRTDSKEGRSFP from the coding sequence ATGGTATACGACGGCATTCTGCTCGGTTTGATCATTGGACTGTTCCGTGGAGGATTTCGGTATAGTCTGCACCAATTTGCAGCACTCAAGCTGCGAGGCGGATGGATTTTCCCGCTGTTGCTTCTGGCCCAGTTCCTCATCTTTTTCTTGCAGGAAAGGCTTGAATGGGTTGCATCCATCAACGGATACCTGTTTGCTGCCGTTTATGTCACAGGTTTGGCATTTTTGTGGCTTAATCGACATCATAAGGGTTTTACGCTGATCTGGATTGGTGTCTTTCTCAACTTCATCGTCATGGTGGTGAACGGTGGGCGTATGCCGGTTTCCGTGGAAGCCTCTGCTGTCCTTGGTCCCTATTATGTGGACATGCTGCGTGAAGGCGGAGCGGTGTCGAAGCACTATATGATGGATGCTTCCACACATCTTTCATTCCTAGGCGATATCATCCCGCTGTCCAGTCCTTATCCTCGGACTCAGGTGATCAGCATCGGCGATGTAGTCATGAACATTGGCATATTCCTGTTTATCCAGTACATGATGGTGAATCGAACCGGAGAAGCTTTGCAGCCATTGAATTCCATCAGGTCAGAAGAGATTCGGACAGACTCCAAGGAAGGGAGGTCTTTTCCATGA
- a CDS encoding BMP family lipoprotein, with translation MKRGLSFVLSIIMLAILLAACGNSASKDEQSAQGGDSEKSLRMALVLPEKIGVNPFFVQMDEGFKKAGEEFKVDTKTIESTDPAAFEQNLRAAVAENYDLIITATFQAEDALKKVAAENPDKSFAVVDTTVDLPNVRSVGFHEYEGAYLLGAAAGLSTKTDKVGMIAAMDVPLIKKYTEGFRAGLESVNPNAEFLVNYVGGFNDPAKAKELALVQFGKGADFIAGASAVGDLGVFEAAKEKGFYTSGQDTDRTVEDPEHIVLSQLKSTDTVAYQTVKDFVEGNFKAGAVNYGLKEDGVGLTYVTRDSESPLNAFVGQEVIDKVKAIKDDIVSGKIVVKDPLQQ, from the coding sequence ATGAAAAGAGGTTTATCGTTCGTCTTATCGATCATCATGTTGGCTATTTTACTGGCGGCTTGTGGAAATTCTGCTTCCAAAGACGAACAATCGGCCCAAGGTGGGGACAGTGAGAAATCACTGCGCATGGCGCTTGTACTTCCTGAAAAAATCGGGGTAAACCCGTTCTTCGTACAGATGGATGAAGGTTTCAAAAAAGCAGGCGAGGAATTCAAGGTGGATACCAAAACCATTGAATCGACTGATCCGGCTGCATTTGAGCAAAATCTGCGTGCTGCCGTTGCTGAGAACTATGATCTAATCATTACAGCAACCTTCCAGGCAGAAGATGCATTGAAAAAGGTTGCTGCCGAGAATCCGGACAAGTCCTTTGCCGTTGTAGACACAACGGTTGATCTGCCTAACGTTCGTAGCGTTGGTTTCCATGAATATGAAGGAGCATACCTGCTCGGTGCAGCTGCCGGACTATCTACAAAAACAGACAAAGTCGGCATGATCGCTGCGATGGACGTTCCGTTGATTAAGAAATATACAGAAGGTTTCAGAGCCGGTCTGGAATCAGTTAACCCGAATGCGGAATTCCTCGTAAACTACGTTGGTGGATTTAACGACCCGGCCAAAGCAAAAGAGCTGGCATTGGTACAATTCGGCAAGGGTGCTGACTTCATCGCTGGAGCATCTGCTGTAGGTGATCTGGGCGTATTCGAAGCCGCGAAGGAAAAAGGCTTCTATACTTCAGGTCAGGATACGGACCGTACCGTTGAAGATCCGGAACATATTGTATTGTCTCAATTGAAGTCGACCGACACGGTTGCTTATCAGACAGTGAAGGATTTTGTAGAAGGTAACTTCAAAGCAGGCGCTGTGAACTATGGCTTGAAAGAAGATGGTGTAGGCCTGACTTATGTAACTCGTGATAGCGAATCTCCATTGAATGCTTTTGTTGGACAAGAGGTTATCGACAAGGTTAAAGCGATCAAGGATGATATCGTATCCGGCAAAATCGTTGTGAAAGATCCTTTGCAACAATAG